From Methylobacterium radiodurans, a single genomic window includes:
- a CDS encoding cellulose biosynthesis cyclic di-GMP-binding regulatory protein BcsB, with the protein MRIRAPSRNGRSAVGALARAAVVIAGLTAAWPAAWLTGGPAAAQSFLGAGPAERLTVPPSGDALRPSPPPAAPGRPAAPEAERRISAQAAIAPARRFPAGTRGYRLAGEEATLAFPVYLTEAQARGSARLRVSYISSISVAPESSELVGSVNGQKVGWTRIQAPGAVKVVEFAIPEGLLKAGYNAVTLGASQRHRVDCSIEATYELWTQIDPSRSGLVVPPAGDLDLKTLAALEPDESGALPVGVILTEKPGLERLERMIGAVQAVALVGRLARPAVTFGAPLNGRTGVNLLVGTAAEIRGYEGLDEIGPITGPRLALLPQRGSRAPVLVVTGPGAADVRQAIATLAAPGNSGEGPAGTPAGADLTVSTRGFPIRGGENLTLERLGVATREFNGRQLRVVFEVRFPADFVPADYGKVMLHLAGGYAAGLEPSAQIVVDINGRNAASVALPYSRGEVFDDSALPLPLSLWRPGLNRVEISAQLPTLADRACDTLAPAMKRARFLFLDRTRLVVPALARAVRQPDLAAVKAGAVPFLAPGARPRLVLPTPDRDSADAAATLAARLAIAAGRVIDFEVATDERAGGGASLVVAPVRALNPVTLQAVGLDPDQVRRIWEGRAETVATPGPFGAEGVLTLDRLRRNLPMRCALPPSATPLRMASAAQTSAPAAPPAPVPAPAPALGTGVAPAASSEEELIARWDETVRGTSALPAVLVGAWEGLVRRLGQARETVSGLVEGPPPDSVPLNPRASLIMAEGGTQLDETTVLVTAPNPSMLKASVSCLVDPVVWTRLVGQAAFLDASDGTLSLVEPKGVGLIETQPRSLANLRLVSAAWLSLNPGIYVGMTLLMALCLGLATTALVRQLGRRNA; encoded by the coding sequence ATGAGGATCCGCGCCCCATCCAGGAACGGCCGCAGCGCGGTCGGGGCTCTTGCCCGCGCAGCGGTCGTGATCGCCGGGCTGACCGCCGCCTGGCCCGCCGCGTGGCTCACCGGCGGCCCAGCCGCGGCCCAGAGCTTCCTCGGGGCCGGCCCGGCCGAGCGCCTGACGGTCCCGCCGTCCGGCGACGCGCTTCGTCCGTCCCCGCCGCCCGCCGCGCCGGGCCGGCCGGCCGCGCCCGAGGCGGAGCGCCGGATCTCCGCGCAGGCGGCCATCGCACCCGCCCGGCGCTTCCCCGCGGGAACGCGGGGCTACCGCTTGGCGGGGGAGGAGGCGACGCTGGCGTTTCCGGTCTACCTCACCGAGGCCCAGGCCCGCGGGAGCGCGCGGCTGCGCGTCTCCTACATCTCGTCGATCTCGGTCGCGCCGGAATCCTCGGAACTCGTCGGCAGCGTGAACGGCCAGAAGGTCGGCTGGACCCGCATCCAGGCGCCGGGTGCCGTGAAGGTCGTGGAGTTCGCGATCCCCGAGGGCCTGCTGAAGGCGGGCTACAACGCGGTCACCCTGGGGGCGAGCCAGCGCCACCGGGTCGATTGCTCGATCGAGGCCACCTACGAGCTCTGGACCCAGATCGATCCCTCCCGCTCCGGCCTGGTCGTGCCGCCCGCGGGCGATCTCGACCTGAAGACGCTGGCGGCGCTGGAGCCCGACGAGAGCGGCGCGCTGCCCGTGGGCGTCATCCTCACCGAGAAGCCGGGCCTGGAGCGCCTGGAGCGGATGATCGGCGCCGTTCAGGCGGTGGCTCTTGTCGGGCGGCTCGCGCGGCCCGCCGTGACGTTCGGCGCCCCGCTCAACGGACGTACGGGCGTGAACCTGCTCGTCGGCACCGCCGCCGAGATCCGCGGCTACGAGGGGCTCGACGAGATCGGGCCGATCACCGGGCCGCGCCTCGCCCTGCTGCCGCAGCGGGGGAGCCGGGCGCCCGTCCTCGTCGTCACCGGCCCAGGCGCGGCCGACGTGCGCCAGGCCATCGCGACGCTCGCCGCGCCGGGCAATTCCGGCGAGGGGCCGGCCGGGACGCCGGCCGGGGCGGACCTCACCGTCTCGACCCGCGGCTTTCCCATCCGCGGCGGCGAGAACCTGACGCTCGAGCGGCTCGGGGTCGCGACCCGCGAGTTCAACGGCCGGCAGCTCCGGGTCGTCTTCGAGGTGCGCTTCCCGGCCGATTTCGTCCCGGCGGATTACGGCAAGGTGATGCTGCATCTGGCGGGCGGCTACGCGGCGGGGCTGGAGCCGAGCGCGCAGATCGTCGTGGACATCAACGGCCGCAACGCCGCGAGCGTGGCGCTGCCCTACAGCCGCGGCGAGGTCTTCGACGACAGCGCCCTCCCGCTCCCCCTGAGCCTGTGGCGGCCCGGCCTGAACCGGGTCGAGATCAGCGCCCAGCTGCCGACGCTCGCGGATCGCGCCTGCGACACGCTGGCGCCCGCGATGAAACGGGCCCGCTTCCTCTTCCTCGACCGGACGCGGCTCGTCGTCCCGGCGCTCGCCCGGGCGGTGCGCCAGCCGGATCTCGCTGCCGTGAAGGCCGGTGCCGTGCCCTTCCTGGCGCCGGGCGCGCGCCCGCGCCTCGTCCTGCCGACGCCCGACCGCGACTCGGCGGACGCCGCGGCGACGCTGGCGGCGCGGCTCGCCATCGCGGCGGGCCGCGTCATCGACTTCGAGGTCGCCACCGACGAGCGGGCGGGCGGCGGCGCGAGCCTCGTCGTCGCCCCGGTGCGGGCGCTCAACCCGGTGACGCTCCAGGCGGTCGGGCTGGACCCGGATCAGGTCCGGCGGATCTGGGAGGGGCGGGCCGAGACCGTGGCGACGCCCGGTCCCTTCGGGGCCGAGGGCGTGCTGACCCTCGACCGGCTGCGCCGCAACCTGCCGATGCGCTGCGCCCTGCCGCCCTCCGCCACGCCGCTGCGGATGGCCTCGGCGGCGCAGACCTCCGCGCCCGCCGCGCCACCCGCCCCTGTTCCGGCCCCAGCCCCAGCCCTCGGAACGGGCGTCGCGCCGGCCGCCTCCAGCGAGGAGGAACTGATCGCCCGCTGGGACGAGACCGTGCGCGGCACGAGCGCGCTGCCGGCCGTGCTGGTCGGCGCCTGGGAGGGCCTCGTCCGCCGCCTCGGGCAGGCGCGCGAGACGGTCTCCGGCCTGGTCGAGGGGCCGCCGCCCGATTCGGTGCCGCTCAACCCGCGCGCCTCGCTGATCATGGCCGAGGGCGGTACGCAGCTGGACGAGACCACGGTGCTGGTGACCGCCCCGAACCCGTCGATGCTCAAGGCCTCCGTCTCCTGCCTGGTCGATCCCGTGGTCTGGACCCGCCTCGTCGGTCAGGCCGCCTTCCTGGACGCCTCGGACGGCACCCTCAGCCTCGTCGAGCCCAAAGGCGTCGGACTGATCGAGACGCAGCCGCGCAGCCTCGCGAATCTCCGCCTGGTCTCGGCCGCGTGGCTCTCGCTCAATCCCGGGATCTATGTCGGCATGACGCTGCTCATGGCGCTCTGCCTCGGCCTCGCCACGACCGCCCTAGTGCGCCAGCTCGGCCGGAGGAACGCGTGA
- the bcsA gene encoding UDP-forming cellulose synthase catalytic subunit gives MWAVRWLAWMGVTAAGLVLLSQPVGTQNQLAMSLAAMAAMIALWIFLDGPRSRFVFLALGSLVVLRYILWRVTDTLPSPGDPVSFGFGLLLLVGELYCVFILFVSLIINAEPLRRRPPPAAAAADLPSVDVFVPSYNEDAAILAMTLAAARQMNYPPDKLTVWLLDDGGTDQKCADPTPEKAAAARARRAELQALCADLGCRYLTRARNEHAKAGNLNNGLAHARGEIVVVLDADHVPFRSFLGETVGYFAEDPKLFLVQTPHAFLNPDPIERNLRTFERMPSENEMFYSVTQRGLDKWNGSFFCGSAALLRRTALDEAGGFSGITITEDCETAFELHSRGWTSAYVDTPLIAGLQPDTLTDFIGQRSRWCQGMFQILLLKNPVLQKGLKPIQKIAYLSSMTFWFFPVPRLIFMFAPLLHIFFDLKIFVASVDESIAYTATYIVINLMMQNYVYGKFRWPFVSELYEYVQGLYLSKAIVSVIWSPRKPTFNVTNKGATLEHDHLSSLAGPFFAVYALLATGCAVAAYRYLFEPGVTNLMLVVGLWNFFNLLTAGAALGVCAERRQLERMPSLPISRRGHLTLGGRAVDVAIERVSAEGCTVRMPAAALGAGAGHRPLPGSLAVVPVAGARAAGALPVVLGPVDRMGDEAVCRLAFGALRAQDYVALSGLMYGDAEAMRRFQMRRRRHKDLFTGTLQFVWWGLVEPIRAVRYAFAGEPIVSEAAPAEARVAPPTYDVPEPAAPEARPPLPNPAPAPIPAARAAEPARAPAEAESDWVRLMLDFENDRALAGQDRRRTGAA, from the coding sequence ATGTGGGCGGTGCGGTGGCTGGCCTGGATGGGGGTGACGGCGGCCGGCCTCGTCCTGCTCAGCCAGCCCGTCGGCACGCAGAACCAGCTCGCCATGAGCCTTGCCGCCATGGCGGCGATGATCGCGCTCTGGATCTTCCTCGACGGGCCGCGCAGCCGCTTCGTGTTCCTGGCGCTCGGGAGCCTCGTTGTGCTGCGCTATATCCTGTGGCGCGTCACCGACACGCTGCCCTCGCCCGGAGACCCGGTCAGCTTCGGCTTCGGGCTGCTGCTGTTGGTCGGTGAATTGTACTGCGTCTTCATCCTCTTCGTCAGCCTGATCATCAACGCCGAGCCGCTCCGGCGCCGGCCGCCGCCCGCGGCAGCGGCCGCGGATCTGCCCTCCGTCGACGTCTTCGTGCCGAGCTACAACGAGGACGCCGCGATCCTGGCGATGACGCTCGCCGCCGCGCGCCAGATGAACTACCCGCCCGACAAGCTCACCGTCTGGCTGCTCGACGACGGTGGCACCGACCAGAAATGCGCCGACCCGACGCCCGAGAAGGCGGCCGCAGCCCGGGCCCGCCGGGCCGAGCTGCAGGCGCTCTGCGCCGATCTCGGCTGCCGCTACCTGACGCGGGCGCGCAACGAGCACGCCAAGGCCGGCAACCTCAACAATGGGCTCGCCCACGCGCGGGGTGAGATCGTGGTGGTGCTCGACGCCGACCACGTGCCCTTCCGCTCCTTCCTCGGCGAGACGGTCGGCTACTTCGCCGAGGACCCGAAGCTGTTCCTCGTCCAGACCCCGCACGCCTTCCTCAACCCGGACCCGATCGAGCGGAACCTGCGCACCTTCGAGCGCATGCCGTCCGAGAACGAGATGTTCTACTCGGTGACGCAGCGCGGTCTCGACAAGTGGAACGGCTCTTTCTTCTGCGGCTCGGCGGCGCTCCTGCGCCGCACGGCGCTCGATGAGGCCGGGGGGTTCTCGGGCATCACCATCACGGAGGATTGCGAGACCGCCTTCGAGCTGCATTCCCGCGGCTGGACCAGCGCCTACGTCGACACGCCGCTGATCGCCGGCCTCCAGCCCGACACGCTGACCGACTTCATCGGCCAGCGCTCGCGCTGGTGCCAGGGCATGTTCCAGATCCTGCTCCTGAAGAATCCGGTCCTGCAGAAGGGACTCAAGCCGATCCAGAAGATCGCCTACCTGTCGAGCATGACCTTCTGGTTCTTCCCCGTGCCGCGGCTGATCTTCATGTTCGCGCCGTTGCTGCACATCTTCTTCGACCTGAAAATCTTCGTCGCCAGCGTCGACGAGTCGATCGCCTACACGGCGACCTACATCGTCATCAACCTGATGATGCAGAACTACGTCTACGGCAAGTTCCGCTGGCCCTTCGTCTCGGAGCTCTACGAGTACGTCCAGGGCCTCTACCTGTCGAAGGCGATCGTCTCGGTGATCTGGTCGCCGAGAAAGCCGACCTTCAACGTCACCAACAAGGGCGCGACGCTGGAGCACGACCATCTCTCCTCGCTCGCCGGCCCCTTCTTCGCGGTCTACGCCCTGCTGGCGACCGGCTGCGCGGTGGCGGCCTACCGCTACCTGTTCGAGCCGGGCGTGACGAACCTGATGCTGGTCGTCGGCCTGTGGAACTTCTTCAACCTGCTGACCGCGGGCGCCGCGCTCGGTGTCTGCGCCGAGCGGCGACAGCTGGAGCGGATGCCCTCGCTGCCGATCAGCCGGCGCGGGCACCTCACGCTCGGCGGCCGGGCCGTCGACGTGGCGATCGAGCGCGTCTCGGCGGAGGGCTGCACCGTGCGGATGCCGGCCGCCGCCCTCGGCGCGGGCGCCGGCCATCGGCCGCTCCCCGGGAGCCTCGCGGTCGTCCCCGTGGCGGGCGCGCGCGCCGCGGGCGCGCTGCCGGTGGTGCTCGGCCCGGTCGATCGCATGGGCGACGAGGCTGTCTGCCGGCTCGCCTTCGGCGCGCTGCGCGCGCAGGACTACGTCGCGCTCTCCGGCCTGATGTACGGCGACGCCGAGGCCATGCGCCGCTTCCAGATGCGGCGGCGCCGGCACAAGGACCTCTTCACCGGCACGCTGCAATTCGTCTGGTGGGGCCTGGTCGAGCCGATCCGGGCCGTGCGCTACGCCTTCGCGGGCGAGCCCATCGTCTCCGAGGCGGCACCCGCCGAGGCCAGGGTCGCGCCGCCGACCTACGACGTGCCGGAGCCGGCGGCCCCGGAAGCGCGTCCGCCGCTGCCAAACCCGGCTCCCGCGCCGATCCCGGCCGCCCGCGCCGCGGAGCCCGCCCGCGCACCGGCAGAGGCCGAGAGCGACTGGGTCCGCCTGATGCTCGACTTCGAGAACGACCGCGCGCTCGCCGGCCAGGACCGGCGCCGCACGGGCGCGGCGTGA
- a CDS encoding FecR family protein encodes MGASDTSGASGEDCEDPVYEASAGWVARLSSPDATSSDRQAFEVWRSADPSHGAAYAEMDALWRKLGHVPDPRQRRRLPKGLAGLAALALSGAALAYQFGLVDRARADLWSGVGEITHATLADGSRIDLNTDTALALRFTESGREVEILRGEAFFEVAPDPRRPFVVYGNGLRARALGTRFSVRVDGVERPVDVAEGRVEVTASGRQVQVSAGEAAQLATGSSLSVVKADVGRTTAWREGRIVFAGERLSAVLAELGRYRRGRIVLLDPAAGERRVTGAFDPHNTDDALNAIAATMGVRVTRLTPFLTLVGSPP; translated from the coding sequence GTGGGCGCGAGCGATACATCCGGCGCGTCGGGAGAAGACTGCGAGGATCCGGTCTACGAGGCCTCCGCGGGCTGGGTCGCACGTCTCTCATCGCCGGATGCGACGTCGAGCGACCGGCAGGCCTTTGAGGTCTGGCGCTCCGCCGATCCGAGCCACGGAGCTGCCTACGCCGAGATGGATGCGCTTTGGCGCAAGCTCGGCCACGTTCCCGACCCGCGCCAGCGTCGCCGGCTCCCGAAGGGACTCGCCGGCCTCGCGGCTTTGGCCCTGTCGGGCGCCGCTCTCGCCTACCAGTTCGGCCTCGTCGATCGGGCGCGGGCCGATCTCTGGAGCGGCGTCGGCGAGATCACGCACGCGACCCTGGCGGATGGCAGCCGCATCGACCTGAACACCGACACGGCCCTCGCCCTCCGCTTCACCGAGTCCGGGCGCGAGGTCGAGATCCTGCGCGGCGAGGCCTTCTTCGAGGTCGCGCCCGACCCGCGGCGCCCGTTCGTGGTGTACGGGAACGGGCTGCGCGCGCGGGCACTGGGCACGCGCTTCTCCGTGCGCGTCGACGGGGTGGAGAGGCCTGTGGACGTGGCCGAAGGGCGCGTCGAGGTCACGGCGTCCGGCCGGCAGGTACAGGTCTCGGCGGGCGAGGCCGCTCAGCTCGCGACGGGGAGCTCCCTGTCGGTCGTCAAGGCGGATGTGGGTCGGACCACGGCCTGGCGGGAGGGGCGTATCGTCTTCGCGGGCGAGCGTCTGTCCGCGGTTCTGGCCGAGTTGGGGCGCTATCGTCGCGGCCGGATCGTCCTGCTCGATCCCGCCGCGGGCGAGCGGCGTGTCACGGGGGCCTTTGACCCGCACAACACGGACGATGCCTTGAACGCGATCGCCGCGACGATGGGGGTGCGCGTCACCCGTCTGACTCCCTTCCTCACCCTGGTCGGATCACCGCCCTGA
- a CDS encoding TonB-dependent receptor codes for MGRRMAVRMRGYGGGERRANLALAGVSVLAMVPAAAQSQGADRTTAGAVRQPNIIALASEPEAPRDAAQVRLSIPQGPLEEALVAFTAQARVKLVYATALTERLTTRGVEGAFRPLEALGKILEGTGLTYKAVGPSTITLVNPRYVQLGEDTGHAVTLEELSVEGRRAGQDALAGLPPASGTVGQPPVPYAGGQVGTGTRIGFLGNRSILRTPFNVTGYTEKLINDQQARSLSDVVLNNPSVRNDAPPFSERDSYFIRGFSVTNLDTAFDGLFYLANPRRTFTEGLERVEILLGPTALLSGGTGRVGGTINLIPKRAFDEPLTRFTTTFISDAQIWTHADIGRRFGTFNEWGVRFNGAYRTGNTPLDKNAIEVGVAALGLDYRGERFRASVDLNHSTQNVTAPTSLFNAVAPNIPVPRAPNARRNTASPFEYNDSRYNMAAGRIEYDLLPETTVYAAGGLSRYNEDFLTSNYRVTSVTGLASNSLAIQPLELEGFSGEVGLRSRFHTGFVGHQFNVAASEAVNKNYSRGFVPFALPTYPVNIYDPISLPFGSVPTINFPRSERQPLFTELYARSVAIADTLSLGNDRFLLTLGGRFQEIDLQSYATRPGPTQGTLATSYKESRFSPAYALVVRPTENLAFYGNYIESLDAGPSAPATVVNASEVFAPVVSRQKEVGAKYDFGTVAVTASLFEIEQPNAFTDNATNRFTLSGLQRNRGLELNVFGEPTPGVRLLGGVTFIDATLVNTANRQFDGNTAPGVPDTAINLYGEVDLPPWLAPGLTLTGRAIYTSRMFYNQANTQSVPDWTRFDAGLRYTFEGANGKPVVIRATVQNLLDDSYWASAARGYLAVGAPRTFILSAQLDF; via the coding sequence ATGGGGCGTCGGATGGCGGTGCGGATGCGGGGGTATGGCGGCGGCGAGCGACGGGCAAACCTTGCCCTGGCCGGTGTCTCGGTGCTGGCGATGGTTCCAGCCGCTGCCCAGAGCCAGGGCGCGGACCGCACCACGGCGGGCGCGGTGCGCCAACCGAACATCATCGCGCTCGCGTCGGAGCCCGAGGCGCCTCGGGACGCGGCACAGGTCCGGCTGTCTATCCCGCAAGGCCCGCTCGAGGAGGCGCTTGTTGCCTTTACCGCCCAGGCCCGGGTGAAACTCGTCTACGCGACCGCGCTGACGGAGCGGCTGACGACGCGGGGAGTCGAGGGCGCGTTCCGCCCCCTCGAGGCGCTGGGCAAGATTCTCGAAGGCACCGGCCTGACCTACAAGGCGGTCGGCCCGTCCACGATCACCCTCGTGAACCCGCGCTACGTCCAGCTCGGGGAGGATACCGGTCATGCGGTAACTCTCGAGGAACTGAGCGTCGAGGGTCGACGGGCAGGCCAGGACGCGCTCGCAGGCCTCCCGCCAGCGAGCGGGACCGTGGGCCAACCGCCCGTGCCCTACGCGGGCGGACAGGTGGGCACGGGAACGCGCATCGGCTTCCTGGGCAATCGCTCGATCCTGCGCACGCCCTTCAACGTGACGGGCTATACCGAGAAGCTGATCAACGACCAGCAGGCTCGCTCGCTCTCCGACGTCGTGCTGAACAACCCGTCGGTGCGCAACGACGCGCCGCCCTTCAGCGAGCGCGATTCCTACTTCATCCGAGGCTTCTCGGTCACGAACCTCGACACGGCCTTCGACGGACTGTTCTACCTCGCCAATCCGCGCCGCACCTTCACCGAGGGACTGGAGCGCGTCGAGATCCTGCTCGGGCCCACCGCACTTCTCAGCGGCGGCACCGGCCGCGTCGGCGGCACCATCAACCTGATCCCGAAGCGCGCCTTCGATGAGCCGCTCACGCGGTTCACGACGACCTTCATCAGCGATGCCCAGATCTGGACGCATGCCGATATCGGTCGCCGCTTCGGCACCTTCAACGAGTGGGGCGTGCGCTTCAACGGCGCCTACCGCACCGGCAACACGCCGCTCGACAAGAACGCGATCGAGGTAGGCGTCGCCGCCCTCGGCCTCGACTACCGCGGCGAGCGTTTCCGCGCCTCGGTCGACCTGAACCACTCCACCCAGAACGTCACGGCGCCGACCTCGCTGTTCAACGCGGTCGCGCCGAACATTCCGGTCCCTCGAGCGCCCAACGCCCGGCGCAACACGGCAAGCCCGTTCGAGTACAACGACAGCCGCTACAACATGGCGGCGGGACGGATAGAGTATGACCTCCTGCCCGAGACCACGGTCTACGCCGCGGGCGGCCTCAGCCGCTACAACGAGGACTTCCTGACCTCGAACTACCGGGTTACCAGCGTCACCGGGCTGGCGTCCAACTCCCTCGCGATCCAACCCCTTGAACTGGAGGGCTTCAGCGGCGAGGTGGGCCTGCGCTCGCGCTTCCACACGGGCTTCGTCGGGCACCAGTTCAACGTCGCGGCGAGCGAGGCCGTCAACAAGAACTACTCGCGCGGCTTCGTGCCGTTCGCCCTGCCGACATACCCGGTCAACATCTACGACCCGATCTCCCTGCCGTTCGGCTCGGTTCCGACGATCAACTTCCCCCGCTCCGAGCGGCAGCCCCTCTTCACCGAGCTCTACGCCCGCAGCGTGGCCATCGCCGACACCCTGTCACTCGGCAACGACCGCTTCCTGTTGACGCTCGGCGGACGTTTCCAGGAAATCGACCTGCAGAGCTACGCCACGCGTCCGGGCCCGACCCAGGGCACCCTGGCCACGAGCTACAAGGAGAGCCGTTTCAGCCCCGCCTACGCACTGGTGGTCCGGCCCACCGAGAACCTCGCCTTCTACGGCAACTACATCGAGTCCCTCGACGCGGGCCCGAGCGCGCCGGCCACGGTGGTCAACGCCAGCGAGGTCTTCGCGCCCGTGGTGAGCAGACAGAAGGAGGTCGGCGCCAAGTACGATTTCGGGACCGTCGCGGTCACGGCCTCGCTGTTCGAGATCGAGCAGCCGAACGCCTTCACCGACAACGCGACGAACCGTTTCACCCTGAGCGGGCTCCAGCGCAACCGCGGGCTCGAGCTCAACGTGTTCGGCGAGCCGACACCCGGCGTGCGGCTGCTGGGCGGCGTGACCTTCATCGACGCGACGCTGGTCAACACCGCCAACCGCCAGTTCGACGGCAACACCGCGCCCGGCGTGCCCGACACCGCGATCAACCTCTACGGTGAGGTCGATTTGCCGCCGTGGCTGGCGCCGGGCCTGACGCTGACCGGCCGGGCGATCTACACGAGCCGCATGTTCTACAACCAAGCCAACACGCAGTCGGTCCCGGACTGGACGCGCTTCGATGCCGGACTGCGCTACACGTTCGAGGGCGCCAACGGAAAGCCCGTGGTGATCCGCGCCACCGTCCAGAACCTGCTCGACGATTCCTACTGGGCCTCGGCCGCCCGCGGCTATCTCGCCGTCGGTGCGCCGCGGACGTTCATCCTCTCCGCCCAACTCGATTTCTAG
- a CDS encoding glycosyl hydrolase family 8 translates to MSLPRPFAGCRAGRRARALLAALLVAHPLAGVPARAQQSEAVIVPPATAVPGAPQPEAQNRPASGPVLAGSLGDDPGWRAYRARFVTERGRIVDTANGLISHSEGQGYGLLLAVAANDRAAFERIWGWTRANLMVRTDELIAWRWAPDQRPAVSDMNNATDGDILVAWALTEAAEAWGEPSYRTAARRIAVEFGRKTILFKDQHGPLLLPAVTGFSARERADGPLVNLSYWVFPAFQRLAIVAPEYDWAALVRSGVEILRAARFGPASLPTEWVSAKDEALRPADGFPPLFSYNAIRVPLYLAWGGIGRPEDYAPFQALWGGIERERLPIVDTRDGRPVEWLSEPGYTALPALVACARDGTPFPEGLRTVQDNQNYYPTTLHLLALIAARMRYPSCLRS, encoded by the coding sequence GTGAGCCTCCCGAGACCCTTCGCCGGATGCCGCGCGGGCCGCCGAGCCCGCGCCCTGCTCGCGGCGCTTCTCGTCGCACACCCGCTCGCGGGCGTTCCCGCGCGAGCCCAGCAGAGCGAGGCCGTCATCGTGCCGCCCGCCACCGCCGTGCCCGGTGCACCCCAGCCCGAGGCCCAGAACCGCCCCGCCTCCGGGCCGGTGCTCGCTGGCAGCCTCGGCGACGATCCCGGCTGGCGCGCCTACCGCGCCCGCTTCGTGACCGAGCGCGGCCGCATCGTGGACACCGCCAACGGCCTAATCAGCCACAGCGAGGGGCAGGGCTACGGTCTGCTCCTCGCCGTGGCCGCCAACGATCGTGCCGCCTTCGAGCGGATCTGGGGCTGGACCCGCGCCAACCTGATGGTGCGCACCGACGAGCTCATCGCCTGGCGCTGGGCCCCCGACCAGCGCCCGGCCGTCTCCGACATGAACAACGCCACCGACGGCGACATCCTCGTCGCCTGGGCGCTCACCGAGGCGGCGGAGGCCTGGGGCGAGCCGTCCTACCGCACGGCTGCGCGCCGCATCGCCGTCGAGTTCGGCCGCAAGACCATCCTGTTCAAGGACCAGCACGGGCCGCTGCTGCTGCCAGCGGTCACAGGCTTCTCGGCCCGCGAGCGCGCGGACGGGCCGCTCGTGAACCTGTCCTACTGGGTCTTTCCGGCCTTCCAGCGTCTCGCGATCGTCGCGCCCGAGTACGACTGGGCCGCGCTGGTCCGCAGCGGCGTCGAGATCCTGCGCGCCGCGCGCTTCGGCCCGGCGAGCCTGCCCACCGAGTGGGTCTCGGCCAAGGACGAGGCCCTGCGCCCGGCCGACGGTTTCCCGCCCCTGTTCTCCTACAACGCGATCCGCGTCCCCCTCTACCTCGCCTGGGGCGGCATCGGCCGGCCGGAGGACTACGCGCCGTTCCAGGCGCTCTGGGGCGGGATCGAGCGCGAGCGCCTGCCGATCGTCGACACGCGGGACGGCCGGCCGGTGGAGTGGCTGAGCGAGCCGGGCTACACGGCGCTGCCGGCCCTCGTCGCCTGCGCGCGTGACGGCACGCCCTTCCCCGAGGGTCTGCGGACGGTGCAGGACAACCAGAACTACTATCCGACGACCCTCCACCTGCTCGCGCTGATCGCGGCCCGGATGCGCTACCCGTCATGCCTCAGATCGTGA
- the bcsN gene encoding cellulose biosynthesis protein BcsN → MRPGLRALVLPVVLALSAARPAAAQPAPALRLPGAGPVEAVIETRLRDGFDQRIRYAGGDGRNHAEIALRNETGDLLLAFPPRLAKPSQFGIEGEIAVRFPGQVLRVQTVPRRNAYGPVGLALGTDCLYAWQWFERPANGTQVAGGGLFGPLSAAATGRRALSLRIRLCRTAEASLADLVVAVERMTIALPGTAGLAGPGPAARPPAAVRRARPKPAAPRAARPAPSEPEARPRPEPRQASPAPPPTARQQPPPLVPPPPQATPGDAGRRYLAPTAPETPVPTAQPAPAPAAPGAQRYITEPPRSPEMPSPAPGRGTGESLSRDLPSEAYRPPPERGGR, encoded by the coding sequence GTGAGACCAGGCCTGCGCGCTCTCGTCCTACCGGTCGTCCTCGCCCTCTCGGCGGCCCGGCCCGCGGCGGCGCAGCCCGCGCCGGCCCTGCGCCTGCCGGGGGCCGGGCCGGTCGAGGCGGTGATCGAGACGCGCCTGCGCGACGGCTTCGACCAGCGCATCCGCTACGCGGGCGGCGACGGGCGCAACCACGCCGAGATCGCGCTGCGCAACGAGACCGGCGACCTCCTGCTCGCCTTCCCGCCCCGGCTCGCCAAGCCCAGCCAGTTCGGCATCGAGGGCGAGATCGCGGTGCGGTTTCCCGGGCAGGTTCTGCGGGTGCAGACCGTGCCGCGCCGGAACGCCTACGGCCCGGTCGGCCTCGCCCTCGGGACCGACTGCCTCTACGCGTGGCAGTGGTTCGAGCGGCCGGCCAACGGGACTCAGGTGGCTGGCGGCGGCCTGTTCGGCCCCCTGTCCGCCGCGGCGACGGGACGGCGTGCCCTCTCGCTGCGGATCCGGCTCTGCCGCACGGCCGAGGCCAGCCTCGCCGACCTCGTCGTCGCCGTCGAGCGCATGACCATCGCGCTGCCCGGCACCGCAGGCCTCGCCGGCCCAGGCCCGGCCGCCCGGCCGCCGGCCGCCGTCCGGCGCGCGCGTCCGAAACCCGCCGCCCCGCGAGCGGCCCGTCCCGCTCCGTCGGAACCCGAGGCCCGTCCGCGGCCCGAGCCGCGACAGGCCTCGCCCGCTCCGCCACCCACGGCCCGGCAGCAGCCCCCGCCGCTCGTGCCGCCGCCGCCGCAGGCGACGCCGGGCGATGCCGGCCGCCGCTATCTCGCCCCGACGGCGCCGGAGACCCCGGTGCCGACCGCCCAGCCCGCGCCCGCGCCAGCCGCGCCCGGCGCGCAGCGCTACATCACCGAACCGCCGCGCTCGCCCGAGATGCCGAGCCCCGCGCCCGGGCGCGGCACGGGCGAGAGCCTGTCGCGCGACCTTCCCTCGGAGGCCTACCGTCCGCCCCCGGAGCGCGGGGGACGCTGA